Proteins encoded by one window of Pseudochaenichthys georgianus chromosome 9, fPseGeo1.2, whole genome shotgun sequence:
- the agtpbp1 gene encoding cytosolic carboxypeptidase 1 isoform X2 — MNKPKMSTDKGFPSNSRVLMLLAQLERMNGETMVRDVETARQVTAKIYHLIQTQEKSGKEVMSKGSSGMEVILASLENTRDVPTTLNILYILSELLTVGRGRRVGVFVSKGGTGILFQILIGASKELPPSEELMLQLHSLLAKVGPKDRKFGVKARLSGALNVTVNLTKQNLQNTKLLLPCLQVLRVYSTNSVNAISLGKNGVVEIMFKIVSPYSKKNTSLLKVALDALGALLKSKTNARRAVDGGHVHILLALYQDWHRNDTRHRHMLIRKGLLVCLRNITNIKLGRKAFIDADGMRILYNSSTECLPVRTLDPLVNTSSLIMRKCFPKNRLPLPTIKSAFHYQLPHIPAAGPVAQLYSQPPGGRKILQLCDRPLKKVDDVVDESDNEETDADTENDTENEEDEKDQNTANDDIETDLNKLHPKKNPGRPFEELRVYERFFLELSEDFQGYNFESSKSASTTSSFSSSSASNRSSRPIIVPTAQALSPKHAHSLSSQEDCNPAKGQPPLPAPSAPTPAPPLTPLELDTIHLTKDQEAHIPSPHTRTTLPSLARPPSQGQMMEQDLAHVFECVSLEQEGALNSGEGGRGLKQDGSPVNATRHIQSPLLLGGIATRCVGGGSGSNLGSECGSEGAEDEGGEGAVLEVPDTALLLPLHDPDLYVEMVKGTHSVPQYAEVAYPDYFGHIPPTFREPLQERVYGVQRSKIFQDIERLIHPNDIVDKVVYDLDIPSCPVIEDDGESLKFNSQFESGNLRKAVQVRKYEYDLVLNSDINSNHYHQWFYFEVSGMRVGATYRFNIINSEKSNSQFNYGMQVLMYSVQEAISGKPRWVRTGTDICYYKNHFARSSIAAGGQKGKSYYTMTFSTSFSHKDDVCYFAYHYPYTYSTLKMHLSKLEAYRTPHIYLRQDVLCETLGGNSCPLLTITAMPESNSNDHICQFRNRPLIFLSARVHPGETNASWVMKGTLEFLMGSSPLAGSLRESYIFKIVPMLNPDGVVNGNHRCSLSGEDLNRQWQNPNLELHPTIYHTKSLLQYLAHIQRAPLVYCDYHGHSRKKNVFMYGCSVKETVWQSNISATSSDLQEDLGYRALPKILSQIAPAFSMGSCSFVVERSKESTARVVVWREIGVQRSYTMESTLCGCDQGKYKGLQIGTRELEEMGAQFCVALLRLKRLTGLRNHQHLLDLESDIIGPHTKVVSSSTTYVMEEDEPSFLEAIDYSAESGDEDGEPETEHVTELPENPDHPEQLSDSETNHRE; from the exons ATGAACAAACCCAAAATGTCCACAGATAAAGG CTTTCCCAGTAACTCCAGGGTCCTGATGCTCCTGGCCCAACTGGAGAGGATGAATGGAGAGACCATGGTGAGAGATGTCGAAACAGCAAGACAGGTCACTGCAAAGATATATCATCTCATACAGACACAGG AGAAGAGCGGAAAAGAGGTGATGTCCAAAGGCTCCAGTGGCATGGAGGTCATCCTGGCGTCACTGGAG AACACCAGGGACGTCCCAACCACTCTGAACATCTTGTACATACTCAGTGAGCTGCTGACTGTGG GCAGAGGTCGCAGGGTAGGAGTATTTGTGTCTAAAGGAGGAACAGGAATATTGTTCCAGATTCTGATCGGTGCCAGTAAAGAGTTGCCTCCCAGTGAAGAACTCATGCTACAGCTTCACTCACTGCTTGCCAAGGTTGGACCAAAAG ACAGAAAATTCGGAGTAAAGGCGCGTCTGAGCGGCGCGCTGAACGTCACGGTCAACTTAACGAAACAGAACCTACAGAATACCAAACTGCTTCTGCCCTGCCTGCAGGTTCTCAGGGTTTACTCCACCAACT CGGTGAATGCTATTTCTTTGGGCAAGAATGGAGTGGTGGAAATCATGTTCAAAATTGTGTCGCCATACAGCAAGAAGAACACCAGCCTGCTTAA GGTAGCTCTGGACGCACTGGGAGCGCTGCTCAAATCCA AAACGAATGCTCGCCGTGCAGTGGATGGCGGACATGTGCATATCTTGCTCGCTCTGTACCAGGATTGGCATCGCAATGACACACGCCATCGCCACATGCTGATTCGCAAAGGGCTGCTGGTCTGCCTCAGGAACATTACCAACATCAAGCTCGGCAGGAAAGCATTCATAGACGCTGATGGCATGCGGATCCTCTACAATTCATCCACT GAGTGTCTCCCGGTGCGGACTCTGGATCCACTCGTCAACACTTCAAGTCTCATCATGAGGAAGTGTTTTCCTAAGAACCGTCTGCCTCTGCCCACCATCAAATCGGCCTTCCACTACCAGCTGCCACATATACCTGCTGCAGGTCCTGTGGCGCAGCTCTACAGCCAGCCACCTGGGG GAAGAAAGATTCTTCAGCTCTGCGACAGGCCCTTAAAGAAGG TGGATGATGTGGTGGATGAAAGTGATAACGAGGAGACAGACGCAGACACAGAGAACGATACTGAGAATGAAGAAGACGAGAAGGATCAAAACACTGCG AATGATGACATAGAGACGGACCTCAACAAGCTGCATCCCAAAAAGAACCCTGGCCGTCCCTTCGAGGAGTTGAGGGTCTATGAGAGGTTCTTCTTGGAGCTTTCTGAAGACTTCCAG GGTTATAACTTTGAATCCTCAAAGAGTGCCTCTACCACATCATCTTTCTCCTCATCGTCAGCCTCGAATCGATCCTCTCGGCCAATCATAGTGCCCACAGCTCAAGCCCTGTCCCCAAAGCACGCCCACTCATTGAGCTCTCAGGAGGATTGCAACCCAGCAAAAGGACAGCCCCCCCTGCCGGCTCCATCAGCTCCCACTCCTGCTCCCCCTCTCACACCTCTAGAACTGGACACCATCCACCTCACCAAGGACCAAGAGGCCCACATTCCTTCCCCCCACACACGTACAACATTGCCCTCCCTCGCCAGGCCTCCATCTCAAGGGCAGATGATGGAACAAGACCTAGCACATGTTTTTGAGTGTGTCTCTCTAGAACAGGAGGGGGCCCTGAACTCAGGAGAAGGAGGAAGGGGACTCAAACAAGATGGATCCCCAGTCAATGCCACGAGACACATTCAGTCTCCTCTGCTTTTGGGAGGTATTGCTACCCGTTGTGTGGGAGGAGGCAGCGGCAGTAACCTGGGTTCAGAGTGTGGCTCAGAGGGTGCCGAGGATGAGGGGGGGGAAGGAGCTGTTTTGGAGGTGCCAGACACTGCGCTGCTGCTCCCGCTGCACGACCCCGACCTCTATGTGGAGATGGTGAAGGGAACACACTCCGTACCCCAGTACGCAGAAGTGGCTTACCCAGACTACTTCGGACATATACCCCCAACATTTAGGGAACCCCTTCAGGAGAGAGTTTATGGTGTTCAGAG GTCTAAAATATTCCAGGACATCGAAAGGTTAATCCATCCTAATGATATTGTGGATAAAGTAGTTTATGACCTAGACATTCCCAG TTGTCCTGTGATTGAAGATGATGGTGAATCACTGAAGTTCAACTCTCAGTTTGAGTCTGGCAACCTCAGGAAGGCAGTTCAAGTTAGGAA ATATGAGTATGACCTTGTGCTGAATTCAGACATCAACAGTAATCACTACCACCAGTGGTTCTACTTTGAGGTGAGTGGCATGCGTGTCGGAGCCACCTACCGCTTCAACATTATCAACTCTGAGAAGTCCAACAGCCAGTTCAACTATG gcatGCAGGTGCTGATGTACTCTGTGCAGGAGGCGATCAGCGGCAAGCCTCGCTGGGTCAGAACAGGAACAGACATCTGTTACTACAA GAATCACTTTGCCAGGAGTTCCATTGCAGCTGGTGGTCAGAAAGGAAAGTCTTATTATACGATGACCTTCAGCACAAGCTTCAGCCATAAGGATGACGTCTGCTACTTCGCCTACCATTACCCTTATACATACTCCACTCTTAAG ATGCACCTGTCCAAACTGGAGGCTTATAGAACCCCTCATATCTACCTGAGACAGGACGTCCTGTGTGAAACTTTGGGAGGAAACAGCTGCCCCCTTCTCACCATCACTGCCATGCCAGAGTCCAACTCTAATGATCACATCTGTCAATTCA GGAATCGTCCGTTGATCTTCCTGTCGGCCAGAGTGCACCCTGGGGAGACCAACGCCAGCTGGGTAATGAAGGGCACACTGGAGTTCCTGATGGGCAGCAGCCCACTAGCAGGCAGTCTGAGAGAGTCATACATCTTTAAAATAGTCCCCATGCTTAACCCTGATGGAGTAGTGAATGGAAA TCATCGTTGTTCTCTGAGTGGAGAGGATTTGAATCGCCAGTGGCAGAATCCCAACCTTGAGCTCCACCCCACCATCTACCACACTAAGAGCCTGCTGCAGTACCTTGCACACATACAAAGAGCACCACTG gtCTATTGCGACTACCACGGCCATTCGAGGAAGAAGAATGTGTTCATGTACGGCTGCAGTGTGAAGGAGACCGTCTGGCAGTCCAATATCAGCGCCACGTCCAGTGACTTACAGGAGGACCTTGGATAcagg GCTCTTCCTAAGATCCTGTCCCAGATCGCCCCGGCCTTCAGCATGGGGAGCTGTAGTTTTGTTGTGGAGCGATCCAAAGAGTCAACCGCCCGCGTTGTTGTGTGGAGAGAGATAGGAGTGCAACGCAGCTACACCATGGAGAGCACGCTCTGTGGCTGTGATCAGGGAAAATATAAG ggTCTTCAGATCGGCACCAGGGAGCTGGAGGAGATGGGAGCTCAGTTCTGCGTGGCCCTGCTGAGGCTGAAGAGGCTTACGGGGCTCCGCAATCACCAACACCTGCTGGATTTAGAGAGCGATATCATCGGGCCGCACACTAAAGTGGTCAG
- the agtpbp1 gene encoding cytosolic carboxypeptidase 1 isoform X3, producing MNKPKMSTDKGFPSNSRVLMLLAQLERMNGETMVRDVETARQVTAKIYHLIQTQEKSGKEVMSKGSSGMEVILASLENTRDVPTTLNILYILSELLTVGRGRRVGVFVSKGGTGILFQILIGASKELPPSEELMLQLHSLLAKVGPKDRKFGVKARLSGALNVTVNLTKQNLQNTKLLLPCLQVLRVYSTNSVNAISLGKNGVVEIMFKIVSPYSKKNTSLLKVALDALGALLKSKTNARRAVDGGHVHILLALYQDWHRNDTRHRHMLIRKGLLVCLRNITNIKLGRKAFIDADGMRILYNSSTECLPVRTLDPLVNTSSLIMRKCFPKNRLPLPTIKSAFHYQLPHIPAAGPVAQLYSQPPGVDDVVDESDNEETDADTENDTENEEDEKDQNTANDDIETDLNKLHPKKNPGRPFEELRVYERFFLELSEDFQGYNFESSKSASTTSSFSSSSASNRSSRPIIVPTAQALSPKHAHSLSSQEDCNPAKGQPPLPAPSAPTPAPPLTPLELDTIHLTKDQEAHIPSPHTRTTLPSLARPPSQGQMMEQDLAHVFECVSLEQEGALNSGEGGRGLKQDGSPVNATRHIQSPLLLGGIATRCVGGGSGSNLGSECGSEGAEDEGGEGAVLEVPDTALLLPLHDPDLYVEMVKGTHSVPQYAEVAYPDYFGHIPPTFREPLQERVYGVQRSKIFQDIERLIHPNDIVDKVVYDLDIPSCPVIEDDGESLKFNSQFESGNLRKAVQVRKYEYDLVLNSDINSNHYHQWFYFEVSGMRVGATYRFNIINSEKSNSQFNYGMQVLMYSVQEAISGKPRWVRTGTDICYYKNHFARSSIAAGGQKGKSYYTMTFSTSFSHKDDVCYFAYHYPYTYSTLKMHLSKLEAYRTPHIYLRQDVLCETLGGNSCPLLTITAMPESNSNDHICQFRNRPLIFLSARVHPGETNASWVMKGTLEFLMGSSPLAGSLRESYIFKIVPMLNPDGVVNGNHRCSLSGEDLNRQWQNPNLELHPTIYHTKSLLQYLAHIQRAPLVYCDYHGHSRKKNVFMYGCSVKETVWQSNISATSSDLQEDLGYRALPKILSQIAPAFSMGSCSFVVERSKESTARVVVWREIGVQRSYTMESTLCGCDQGKYKGLQIGTRELEEMGAQFCVALLRLKRLTGLRNHQHLLDLESDIIGPHTKVVSSSSTTYVMEEDEPSFLEAIDYSAESGDEDGEPETEHVTELPENPDHPEQLSDSETNHRE from the exons ATGAACAAACCCAAAATGTCCACAGATAAAGG CTTTCCCAGTAACTCCAGGGTCCTGATGCTCCTGGCCCAACTGGAGAGGATGAATGGAGAGACCATGGTGAGAGATGTCGAAACAGCAAGACAGGTCACTGCAAAGATATATCATCTCATACAGACACAGG AGAAGAGCGGAAAAGAGGTGATGTCCAAAGGCTCCAGTGGCATGGAGGTCATCCTGGCGTCACTGGAG AACACCAGGGACGTCCCAACCACTCTGAACATCTTGTACATACTCAGTGAGCTGCTGACTGTGG GCAGAGGTCGCAGGGTAGGAGTATTTGTGTCTAAAGGAGGAACAGGAATATTGTTCCAGATTCTGATCGGTGCCAGTAAAGAGTTGCCTCCCAGTGAAGAACTCATGCTACAGCTTCACTCACTGCTTGCCAAGGTTGGACCAAAAG ACAGAAAATTCGGAGTAAAGGCGCGTCTGAGCGGCGCGCTGAACGTCACGGTCAACTTAACGAAACAGAACCTACAGAATACCAAACTGCTTCTGCCCTGCCTGCAGGTTCTCAGGGTTTACTCCACCAACT CGGTGAATGCTATTTCTTTGGGCAAGAATGGAGTGGTGGAAATCATGTTCAAAATTGTGTCGCCATACAGCAAGAAGAACACCAGCCTGCTTAA GGTAGCTCTGGACGCACTGGGAGCGCTGCTCAAATCCA AAACGAATGCTCGCCGTGCAGTGGATGGCGGACATGTGCATATCTTGCTCGCTCTGTACCAGGATTGGCATCGCAATGACACACGCCATCGCCACATGCTGATTCGCAAAGGGCTGCTGGTCTGCCTCAGGAACATTACCAACATCAAGCTCGGCAGGAAAGCATTCATAGACGCTGATGGCATGCGGATCCTCTACAATTCATCCACT GAGTGTCTCCCGGTGCGGACTCTGGATCCACTCGTCAACACTTCAAGTCTCATCATGAGGAAGTGTTTTCCTAAGAACCGTCTGCCTCTGCCCACCATCAAATCGGCCTTCCACTACCAGCTGCCACATATACCTGCTGCAGGTCCTGTGGCGCAGCTCTACAGCCAGCCACCTGGGG TGGATGATGTGGTGGATGAAAGTGATAACGAGGAGACAGACGCAGACACAGAGAACGATACTGAGAATGAAGAAGACGAGAAGGATCAAAACACTGCG AATGATGACATAGAGACGGACCTCAACAAGCTGCATCCCAAAAAGAACCCTGGCCGTCCCTTCGAGGAGTTGAGGGTCTATGAGAGGTTCTTCTTGGAGCTTTCTGAAGACTTCCAG GGTTATAACTTTGAATCCTCAAAGAGTGCCTCTACCACATCATCTTTCTCCTCATCGTCAGCCTCGAATCGATCCTCTCGGCCAATCATAGTGCCCACAGCTCAAGCCCTGTCCCCAAAGCACGCCCACTCATTGAGCTCTCAGGAGGATTGCAACCCAGCAAAAGGACAGCCCCCCCTGCCGGCTCCATCAGCTCCCACTCCTGCTCCCCCTCTCACACCTCTAGAACTGGACACCATCCACCTCACCAAGGACCAAGAGGCCCACATTCCTTCCCCCCACACACGTACAACATTGCCCTCCCTCGCCAGGCCTCCATCTCAAGGGCAGATGATGGAACAAGACCTAGCACATGTTTTTGAGTGTGTCTCTCTAGAACAGGAGGGGGCCCTGAACTCAGGAGAAGGAGGAAGGGGACTCAAACAAGATGGATCCCCAGTCAATGCCACGAGACACATTCAGTCTCCTCTGCTTTTGGGAGGTATTGCTACCCGTTGTGTGGGAGGAGGCAGCGGCAGTAACCTGGGTTCAGAGTGTGGCTCAGAGGGTGCCGAGGATGAGGGGGGGGAAGGAGCTGTTTTGGAGGTGCCAGACACTGCGCTGCTGCTCCCGCTGCACGACCCCGACCTCTATGTGGAGATGGTGAAGGGAACACACTCCGTACCCCAGTACGCAGAAGTGGCTTACCCAGACTACTTCGGACATATACCCCCAACATTTAGGGAACCCCTTCAGGAGAGAGTTTATGGTGTTCAGAG GTCTAAAATATTCCAGGACATCGAAAGGTTAATCCATCCTAATGATATTGTGGATAAAGTAGTTTATGACCTAGACATTCCCAG TTGTCCTGTGATTGAAGATGATGGTGAATCACTGAAGTTCAACTCTCAGTTTGAGTCTGGCAACCTCAGGAAGGCAGTTCAAGTTAGGAA ATATGAGTATGACCTTGTGCTGAATTCAGACATCAACAGTAATCACTACCACCAGTGGTTCTACTTTGAGGTGAGTGGCATGCGTGTCGGAGCCACCTACCGCTTCAACATTATCAACTCTGAGAAGTCCAACAGCCAGTTCAACTATG gcatGCAGGTGCTGATGTACTCTGTGCAGGAGGCGATCAGCGGCAAGCCTCGCTGGGTCAGAACAGGAACAGACATCTGTTACTACAA GAATCACTTTGCCAGGAGTTCCATTGCAGCTGGTGGTCAGAAAGGAAAGTCTTATTATACGATGACCTTCAGCACAAGCTTCAGCCATAAGGATGACGTCTGCTACTTCGCCTACCATTACCCTTATACATACTCCACTCTTAAG ATGCACCTGTCCAAACTGGAGGCTTATAGAACCCCTCATATCTACCTGAGACAGGACGTCCTGTGTGAAACTTTGGGAGGAAACAGCTGCCCCCTTCTCACCATCACTGCCATGCCAGAGTCCAACTCTAATGATCACATCTGTCAATTCA GGAATCGTCCGTTGATCTTCCTGTCGGCCAGAGTGCACCCTGGGGAGACCAACGCCAGCTGGGTAATGAAGGGCACACTGGAGTTCCTGATGGGCAGCAGCCCACTAGCAGGCAGTCTGAGAGAGTCATACATCTTTAAAATAGTCCCCATGCTTAACCCTGATGGAGTAGTGAATGGAAA TCATCGTTGTTCTCTGAGTGGAGAGGATTTGAATCGCCAGTGGCAGAATCCCAACCTTGAGCTCCACCCCACCATCTACCACACTAAGAGCCTGCTGCAGTACCTTGCACACATACAAAGAGCACCACTG gtCTATTGCGACTACCACGGCCATTCGAGGAAGAAGAATGTGTTCATGTACGGCTGCAGTGTGAAGGAGACCGTCTGGCAGTCCAATATCAGCGCCACGTCCAGTGACTTACAGGAGGACCTTGGATAcagg GCTCTTCCTAAGATCCTGTCCCAGATCGCCCCGGCCTTCAGCATGGGGAGCTGTAGTTTTGTTGTGGAGCGATCCAAAGAGTCAACCGCCCGCGTTGTTGTGTGGAGAGAGATAGGAGTGCAACGCAGCTACACCATGGAGAGCACGCTCTGTGGCTGTGATCAGGGAAAATATAAG ggTCTTCAGATCGGCACCAGGGAGCTGGAGGAGATGGGAGCTCAGTTCTGCGTGGCCCTGCTGAGGCTGAAGAGGCTTACGGGGCTCCGCAATCACCAACACCTGCTGGATTTAGAGAGCGATATCATCGGGCCGCACACTAAAGTGGTCAG
- the agtpbp1 gene encoding cytosolic carboxypeptidase 1 isoform X1 — MNKPKMSTDKGFPSNSRVLMLLAQLERMNGETMVRDVETARQVTAKIYHLIQTQEKSGKEVMSKGSSGMEVILASLENTRDVPTTLNILYILSELLTVGRGRRVGVFVSKGGTGILFQILIGASKELPPSEELMLQLHSLLAKVGPKDRKFGVKARLSGALNVTVNLTKQNLQNTKLLLPCLQVLRVYSTNSVNAISLGKNGVVEIMFKIVSPYSKKNTSLLKVALDALGALLKSKTNARRAVDGGHVHILLALYQDWHRNDTRHRHMLIRKGLLVCLRNITNIKLGRKAFIDADGMRILYNSSTECLPVRTLDPLVNTSSLIMRKCFPKNRLPLPTIKSAFHYQLPHIPAAGPVAQLYSQPPGGRKILQLCDRPLKKVDDVVDESDNEETDADTENDTENEEDEKDQNTANDDIETDLNKLHPKKNPGRPFEELRVYERFFLELSEDFQGYNFESSKSASTTSSFSSSSASNRSSRPIIVPTAQALSPKHAHSLSSQEDCNPAKGQPPLPAPSAPTPAPPLTPLELDTIHLTKDQEAHIPSPHTRTTLPSLARPPSQGQMMEQDLAHVFECVSLEQEGALNSGEGGRGLKQDGSPVNATRHIQSPLLLGGIATRCVGGGSGSNLGSECGSEGAEDEGGEGAVLEVPDTALLLPLHDPDLYVEMVKGTHSVPQYAEVAYPDYFGHIPPTFREPLQERVYGVQRSKIFQDIERLIHPNDIVDKVVYDLDIPSCPVIEDDGESLKFNSQFESGNLRKAVQVRKYEYDLVLNSDINSNHYHQWFYFEVSGMRVGATYRFNIINSEKSNSQFNYGMQVLMYSVQEAISGKPRWVRTGTDICYYKNHFARSSIAAGGQKGKSYYTMTFSTSFSHKDDVCYFAYHYPYTYSTLKMHLSKLEAYRTPHIYLRQDVLCETLGGNSCPLLTITAMPESNSNDHICQFRNRPLIFLSARVHPGETNASWVMKGTLEFLMGSSPLAGSLRESYIFKIVPMLNPDGVVNGNHRCSLSGEDLNRQWQNPNLELHPTIYHTKSLLQYLAHIQRAPLVYCDYHGHSRKKNVFMYGCSVKETVWQSNISATSSDLQEDLGYRALPKILSQIAPAFSMGSCSFVVERSKESTARVVVWREIGVQRSYTMESTLCGCDQGKYKGLQIGTRELEEMGAQFCVALLRLKRLTGLRNHQHLLDLESDIIGPHTKVVSSSSTTYVMEEDEPSFLEAIDYSAESGDEDGEPETEHVTELPENPDHPEQLSDSETNHRE; from the exons ATGAACAAACCCAAAATGTCCACAGATAAAGG CTTTCCCAGTAACTCCAGGGTCCTGATGCTCCTGGCCCAACTGGAGAGGATGAATGGAGAGACCATGGTGAGAGATGTCGAAACAGCAAGACAGGTCACTGCAAAGATATATCATCTCATACAGACACAGG AGAAGAGCGGAAAAGAGGTGATGTCCAAAGGCTCCAGTGGCATGGAGGTCATCCTGGCGTCACTGGAG AACACCAGGGACGTCCCAACCACTCTGAACATCTTGTACATACTCAGTGAGCTGCTGACTGTGG GCAGAGGTCGCAGGGTAGGAGTATTTGTGTCTAAAGGAGGAACAGGAATATTGTTCCAGATTCTGATCGGTGCCAGTAAAGAGTTGCCTCCCAGTGAAGAACTCATGCTACAGCTTCACTCACTGCTTGCCAAGGTTGGACCAAAAG ACAGAAAATTCGGAGTAAAGGCGCGTCTGAGCGGCGCGCTGAACGTCACGGTCAACTTAACGAAACAGAACCTACAGAATACCAAACTGCTTCTGCCCTGCCTGCAGGTTCTCAGGGTTTACTCCACCAACT CGGTGAATGCTATTTCTTTGGGCAAGAATGGAGTGGTGGAAATCATGTTCAAAATTGTGTCGCCATACAGCAAGAAGAACACCAGCCTGCTTAA GGTAGCTCTGGACGCACTGGGAGCGCTGCTCAAATCCA AAACGAATGCTCGCCGTGCAGTGGATGGCGGACATGTGCATATCTTGCTCGCTCTGTACCAGGATTGGCATCGCAATGACACACGCCATCGCCACATGCTGATTCGCAAAGGGCTGCTGGTCTGCCTCAGGAACATTACCAACATCAAGCTCGGCAGGAAAGCATTCATAGACGCTGATGGCATGCGGATCCTCTACAATTCATCCACT GAGTGTCTCCCGGTGCGGACTCTGGATCCACTCGTCAACACTTCAAGTCTCATCATGAGGAAGTGTTTTCCTAAGAACCGTCTGCCTCTGCCCACCATCAAATCGGCCTTCCACTACCAGCTGCCACATATACCTGCTGCAGGTCCTGTGGCGCAGCTCTACAGCCAGCCACCTGGGG GAAGAAAGATTCTTCAGCTCTGCGACAGGCCCTTAAAGAAGG TGGATGATGTGGTGGATGAAAGTGATAACGAGGAGACAGACGCAGACACAGAGAACGATACTGAGAATGAAGAAGACGAGAAGGATCAAAACACTGCG AATGATGACATAGAGACGGACCTCAACAAGCTGCATCCCAAAAAGAACCCTGGCCGTCCCTTCGAGGAGTTGAGGGTCTATGAGAGGTTCTTCTTGGAGCTTTCTGAAGACTTCCAG GGTTATAACTTTGAATCCTCAAAGAGTGCCTCTACCACATCATCTTTCTCCTCATCGTCAGCCTCGAATCGATCCTCTCGGCCAATCATAGTGCCCACAGCTCAAGCCCTGTCCCCAAAGCACGCCCACTCATTGAGCTCTCAGGAGGATTGCAACCCAGCAAAAGGACAGCCCCCCCTGCCGGCTCCATCAGCTCCCACTCCTGCTCCCCCTCTCACACCTCTAGAACTGGACACCATCCACCTCACCAAGGACCAAGAGGCCCACATTCCTTCCCCCCACACACGTACAACATTGCCCTCCCTCGCCAGGCCTCCATCTCAAGGGCAGATGATGGAACAAGACCTAGCACATGTTTTTGAGTGTGTCTCTCTAGAACAGGAGGGGGCCCTGAACTCAGGAGAAGGAGGAAGGGGACTCAAACAAGATGGATCCCCAGTCAATGCCACGAGACACATTCAGTCTCCTCTGCTTTTGGGAGGTATTGCTACCCGTTGTGTGGGAGGAGGCAGCGGCAGTAACCTGGGTTCAGAGTGTGGCTCAGAGGGTGCCGAGGATGAGGGGGGGGAAGGAGCTGTTTTGGAGGTGCCAGACACTGCGCTGCTGCTCCCGCTGCACGACCCCGACCTCTATGTGGAGATGGTGAAGGGAACACACTCCGTACCCCAGTACGCAGAAGTGGCTTACCCAGACTACTTCGGACATATACCCCCAACATTTAGGGAACCCCTTCAGGAGAGAGTTTATGGTGTTCAGAG GTCTAAAATATTCCAGGACATCGAAAGGTTAATCCATCCTAATGATATTGTGGATAAAGTAGTTTATGACCTAGACATTCCCAG TTGTCCTGTGATTGAAGATGATGGTGAATCACTGAAGTTCAACTCTCAGTTTGAGTCTGGCAACCTCAGGAAGGCAGTTCAAGTTAGGAA ATATGAGTATGACCTTGTGCTGAATTCAGACATCAACAGTAATCACTACCACCAGTGGTTCTACTTTGAGGTGAGTGGCATGCGTGTCGGAGCCACCTACCGCTTCAACATTATCAACTCTGAGAAGTCCAACAGCCAGTTCAACTATG gcatGCAGGTGCTGATGTACTCTGTGCAGGAGGCGATCAGCGGCAAGCCTCGCTGGGTCAGAACAGGAACAGACATCTGTTACTACAA GAATCACTTTGCCAGGAGTTCCATTGCAGCTGGTGGTCAGAAAGGAAAGTCTTATTATACGATGACCTTCAGCACAAGCTTCAGCCATAAGGATGACGTCTGCTACTTCGCCTACCATTACCCTTATACATACTCCACTCTTAAG ATGCACCTGTCCAAACTGGAGGCTTATAGAACCCCTCATATCTACCTGAGACAGGACGTCCTGTGTGAAACTTTGGGAGGAAACAGCTGCCCCCTTCTCACCATCACTGCCATGCCAGAGTCCAACTCTAATGATCACATCTGTCAATTCA GGAATCGTCCGTTGATCTTCCTGTCGGCCAGAGTGCACCCTGGGGAGACCAACGCCAGCTGGGTAATGAAGGGCACACTGGAGTTCCTGATGGGCAGCAGCCCACTAGCAGGCAGTCTGAGAGAGTCATACATCTTTAAAATAGTCCCCATGCTTAACCCTGATGGAGTAGTGAATGGAAA TCATCGTTGTTCTCTGAGTGGAGAGGATTTGAATCGCCAGTGGCAGAATCCCAACCTTGAGCTCCACCCCACCATCTACCACACTAAGAGCCTGCTGCAGTACCTTGCACACATACAAAGAGCACCACTG gtCTATTGCGACTACCACGGCCATTCGAGGAAGAAGAATGTGTTCATGTACGGCTGCAGTGTGAAGGAGACCGTCTGGCAGTCCAATATCAGCGCCACGTCCAGTGACTTACAGGAGGACCTTGGATAcagg GCTCTTCCTAAGATCCTGTCCCAGATCGCCCCGGCCTTCAGCATGGGGAGCTGTAGTTTTGTTGTGGAGCGATCCAAAGAGTCAACCGCCCGCGTTGTTGTGTGGAGAGAGATAGGAGTGCAACGCAGCTACACCATGGAGAGCACGCTCTGTGGCTGTGATCAGGGAAAATATAAG ggTCTTCAGATCGGCACCAGGGAGCTGGAGGAGATGGGAGCTCAGTTCTGCGTGGCCCTGCTGAGGCTGAAGAGGCTTACGGGGCTCCGCAATCACCAACACCTGCTGGATTTAGAGAGCGATATCATCGGGCCGCACACTAAAGTGGTCAG